From a region of the Tenggerimyces flavus genome:
- a CDS encoding response regulator: protein MIRVLLADDHPVVRSGLAALLEVEQDLEIAGEAGDGEEAVSLAKVLRPDVVLMDLRMPRMDGAAATARIVAEVPGTRVLVLTTYDTDADIVRAVEAGATGYLLKDTPRRELADAVRAAARGETVLAPPVAAKLVTRMRSPAPEALTPRELQVLAGVARGLTNADIGRELFIGESTVKTHLLKVFAKLGVDDRTRAVTVALERGLLPAPGAGRS from the coding sequence GTGATCCGCGTACTCCTCGCCGACGACCATCCCGTCGTCCGGAGCGGGCTCGCCGCGCTCCTGGAGGTCGAGCAGGACCTCGAGATCGCGGGCGAGGCCGGCGACGGCGAGGAGGCCGTGTCGCTGGCGAAGGTGCTGCGGCCGGACGTCGTCCTGATGGACCTGCGGATGCCTCGGATGGACGGCGCCGCCGCGACCGCCCGGATCGTCGCGGAGGTGCCGGGTACGCGGGTGCTGGTACTGACCACGTACGACACCGACGCCGACATCGTGCGCGCGGTCGAGGCCGGGGCGACCGGCTACCTGCTGAAGGACACGCCGCGCCGGGAGCTGGCCGACGCCGTACGCGCGGCCGCCCGCGGCGAGACCGTTCTCGCTCCGCCGGTCGCGGCGAAGCTGGTGACGCGGATGCGTTCGCCCGCCCCGGAGGCGCTCACACCGCGCGAGCTGCAGGTGCTGGCCGGGGTGGCGCGCGGGCTGACGAACGCCGATATCGGGCGCGAACTGTTCATCGGCGAGTCCACCGTGAAGACCCATCTGCTGAAGGTCTTCGCGAAGTTGGGAGTCGATGACCGGACCCGAGCCGTTACCGTGGCGTTGGAACGTGGTCTGCTACCGGCGCCGGGTGCCGGACGGTCGTGA
- a CDS encoding WD40 repeat domain-containing protein → MRRICLAVLVLAALVAGLGAPVLADSAPEPAPVIEDLGPASLTAPIGAAEPVGEEIWLATTGLSPNVISAYDPRTKRAVEKARLPKGDSINQLAVIGDYLYAGTGSPGILYRVDLRTNEVTELLDAAPDSIIWSISASPDGKLFMGTYPNARVIEYDPATGAITDHGRVYPNEKYVRAIVANEHTIYAGIGARAHLVAIDRATGERRDILPPEALDATFVGTLALAGDTLLGSLSDRGDLLVLDTNDPSRYRLVDLPGDLYVVAITPHGDTAYLGLRPSGTIYSYKLWDATAQKLAVPLPEAYTDRLVVRGDKVIGITDGLAYELDPVSGVLDATDLVAAGMVPAPEQPMAISADRSYAYVSGKGGVQTHSLLSPGESTRTFVPGEAKVITPIHGSTYLSIYTLAQVHRMSPGDPWSTFRAKVGQALEQTRPMDAVYSRGANALLVSTQPDYGKFNGALSVFRLGTGALETYRNILPSQTVHGIAALGRYAYLGGNINHGIGAIPPSTTTEAKLARFDLVTRQVTWLAVLPGIKQVVDVVALDSVLIGLTERGVVFGASPSTGALLWTVPTGTGVGRLVETARGEVYGADRDRVYRIDPATRSVTPIVTALNGAWFGGGHGPFAASVDGGSLFTLRGRNLVRIRLP, encoded by the coding sequence ATGCGACGCATCTGCCTTGCCGTACTCGTGCTCGCCGCTCTCGTCGCCGGGCTCGGTGCGCCCGTTCTCGCCGACTCCGCGCCGGAGCCGGCGCCGGTGATCGAGGACCTCGGACCGGCGTCGCTCACCGCGCCGATCGGCGCCGCCGAACCGGTGGGCGAGGAGATCTGGCTCGCGACCACGGGGCTCTCCCCGAACGTGATCAGCGCGTACGACCCGCGGACGAAGCGGGCCGTCGAGAAGGCGCGCCTGCCGAAGGGCGACAGCATCAACCAGCTGGCGGTGATCGGCGACTACCTGTACGCCGGCACTGGCTCGCCCGGCATCCTCTACCGCGTCGACCTGCGCACGAACGAGGTCACCGAACTCCTCGACGCGGCGCCGGACAGCATCATCTGGAGCATCTCGGCGTCGCCCGACGGCAAGCTGTTCATGGGCACCTACCCGAACGCCCGCGTGATCGAGTACGACCCCGCGACCGGCGCGATCACGGACCACGGGCGGGTCTATCCGAACGAGAAGTACGTCCGGGCGATCGTCGCGAACGAGCACACGATCTACGCGGGCATCGGGGCACGCGCCCACCTCGTCGCGATCGACCGGGCGACCGGGGAACGGCGCGACATCCTGCCGCCGGAGGCGCTCGACGCGACGTTCGTCGGCACGCTCGCGCTCGCCGGCGACACCTTGCTCGGCAGCCTGTCCGACCGCGGCGACCTGCTGGTGTTGGACACGAACGACCCGTCGCGCTACCGGCTCGTCGACCTGCCCGGCGACCTGTACGTCGTCGCGATCACCCCGCACGGCGACACCGCGTACCTCGGGCTGCGCCCGTCCGGAACGATCTACTCGTACAAGCTGTGGGACGCGACCGCCCAGAAGCTCGCGGTGCCGCTGCCCGAGGCGTACACCGACCGGCTGGTCGTCCGCGGCGACAAGGTCATCGGGATCACCGACGGGCTGGCGTACGAGCTCGATCCGGTGAGCGGCGTGCTGGACGCGACCGACCTGGTCGCGGCCGGGATGGTGCCGGCGCCGGAGCAGCCGATGGCGATCTCGGCGGATCGCTCGTACGCGTACGTGAGCGGCAAGGGCGGGGTGCAGACGCACAGCCTGCTGTCCCCGGGCGAGAGCACGCGGACGTTCGTGCCCGGCGAGGCGAAGGTGATCACGCCGATCCATGGCTCCACATACCTGTCGATCTACACGCTGGCGCAGGTGCACCGGATGTCGCCGGGCGATCCGTGGTCGACGTTCCGGGCCAAGGTCGGGCAGGCGTTGGAGCAGACGCGGCCGATGGACGCCGTGTACAGCCGCGGCGCGAACGCGCTGCTGGTGTCGACGCAGCCGGACTACGGAAAGTTCAACGGGGCGCTGTCGGTGTTCCGGCTCGGGACGGGCGCGCTGGAGACGTACCGGAACATCCTGCCGTCGCAGACCGTGCACGGGATCGCGGCGCTCGGTCGGTACGCGTACCTCGGCGGCAACATCAACCACGGCATCGGCGCGATCCCGCCGTCGACGACGACCGAGGCCAAGCTGGCGCGGTTCGACCTCGTAACGCGGCAGGTGACCTGGTTGGCCGTGTTGCCGGGGATCAAGCAGGTCGTCGATGTGGTCGCGCTGGACTCGGTGCTGATCGGTCTCACCGAGCGCGGCGTAGTCTTCGGCGCGTCGCCGTCGACCGGGGCGCTGCTGTGGACGGTGCCGACAGGAACGGGCGTCGGCCGGCTGGTCGAGACCGCGCGCGGCGAGGTGTACGGCGCGGACCGCGACCGGGTGTACCGGATCGACCCGGCGACGCGGAGCGTGACCCCCATCGTCACCGCCCTCAACGGCGCCTGGTTCGGCGGCGGCCACGGCCCCTTCGCCGCCTCGGTCGACGGAGGCTCCCTCTTCACGTTGCGCGGCCGCAACCTGGTCCGCATCCGCCTGCCCTAA
- a CDS encoding ABC transporter permease has protein sequence MTAVTTPTQQQQQLPSMWNVGIARGLLEVKLFFRQRDAVVFSFAMPIGLFIFFAGIFGGNDLGGGVDYNQVLLPSMLTAGLASTTLTNLAIWIAIDRDNGTLRRLVTTPMPRGAYFLGKVIQMVIVGALESIALLAVGVFVYGVDLPATPGKWFTFGWVTLMAFATFGILGVALSSLPRTSKSAPAVINAPVMLLLFISGIYLPLTMLPGWLQDASGFFPLRWVAQGLRSAFLPDDVASATEAAGSWEHGRILLVLLAWFVAGLVVCVTTFRWKRRGDG, from the coding sequence ATGACCGCCGTGACCACGCCAACCCAGCAGCAGCAACAGCTGCCGTCGATGTGGAACGTGGGCATTGCCCGCGGTCTGCTCGAGGTGAAGCTGTTCTTCCGGCAACGCGACGCCGTCGTGTTCTCGTTCGCGATGCCGATCGGCCTGTTCATCTTCTTCGCCGGCATCTTCGGCGGGAACGACCTCGGCGGCGGCGTCGACTACAACCAGGTCCTGCTCCCGTCGATGCTCACCGCCGGCCTCGCCTCGACCACGTTGACGAACCTCGCGATCTGGATCGCGATCGACCGCGACAACGGCACGTTGCGCCGCCTCGTCACCACGCCGATGCCGCGCGGCGCGTACTTCCTCGGCAAGGTCATCCAGATGGTGATCGTCGGAGCACTGGAGTCCATTGCCCTGTTGGCGGTGGGCGTCTTCGTGTACGGGGTCGACCTGCCCGCGACACCCGGCAAGTGGTTCACGTTCGGCTGGGTGACGCTGATGGCGTTCGCAACGTTCGGCATCCTCGGCGTCGCGCTGTCGAGCCTCCCGCGTACGTCCAAGTCGGCGCCCGCGGTCATCAACGCACCGGTGATGCTGCTGCTGTTCATCTCCGGCATCTACCTGCCGCTCACGATGCTGCCGGGCTGGCTGCAGGACGCGTCGGGGTTCTTCCCGCTCCGCTGGGTCGCGCAGGGCCTGCGGTCGGCGTTCCTGCCCGACGACGTCGCCAGCGCGACCGAGGCGGCGGGCTCCTGGGAGCACGGCCGGATCCTGCTCGTGCTGCTGGCCTGGTTCGTCGCCGGACTCGTGGTCTGCGTGACCACGTTCCGCTGGAAGCGCCGCGGCGACGGCTGA
- a CDS encoding UBP-type zinc finger domain-containing protein: MSCQHLDEAPADVEPLSTEGCMPCLAAGERDWVHLRLCLECGLVACCDSSPRRHATAHFGEERHPVMRSFEPGETWRWCFLDEQLA, translated from the coding sequence GTGAGCTGCCAACATCTGGACGAAGCACCTGCCGACGTGGAGCCGCTCAGCACCGAGGGCTGCATGCCCTGCCTGGCGGCGGGGGAGCGGGACTGGGTGCACCTGCGGCTGTGCCTGGAGTGCGGGCTGGTCGCGTGCTGCGACTCCTCCCCGCGCCGGCACGCCACCGCGCACTTCGGGGAGGAACGGCACCCGGTGATGCGTTCGTTCGAGCCCGGCGAGACCTGGCGCTGGTGCTTCCTGGACGAACAGCTCGCGTAG
- a CDS encoding GNAT family N-acetyltransferase, protein MTDVADLVARAEAALGLLSSSGESELVQGIPCATYPLGEAWASQAKALLPPAPAALDAALSWLSARAPAWSVMTRQKFASLDVFTSRGLTPWTELPVLVLVRAAALRAARTVPLEVGPAASAEEFLAVYGQELAPLVTAGTLADAAYDHLVGRVDGQPVACARIRRAAGTAYVSAITVLPAYRGQGFGLAISAAATHAALATQPRLVWLAAASELHPMYARLGFRPVDTHVLLTSAAAPAGT, encoded by the coding sequence ATGACCGACGTCGCCGATCTCGTGGCACGTGCCGAAGCCGCTTTGGGCTTGTTGTCGTCTTCCGGGGAGTCCGAGCTCGTCCAGGGCATCCCGTGCGCCACCTATCCACTCGGTGAGGCGTGGGCTTCGCAGGCCAAGGCCCTGTTGCCGCCGGCGCCCGCGGCGCTGGACGCGGCTCTCTCGTGGCTGTCCGCCCGGGCGCCGGCGTGGTCGGTGATGACGCGGCAGAAGTTCGCCTCGCTGGACGTCTTCACCTCGCGCGGGCTCACGCCGTGGACGGAGCTGCCCGTGCTGGTGCTCGTGCGGGCCGCCGCGCTCCGGGCCGCGCGGACGGTGCCGTTGGAGGTCGGGCCGGCCGCTTCGGCGGAGGAGTTCCTCGCCGTGTACGGGCAGGAGTTGGCGCCGCTCGTCACGGCGGGCACGCTCGCCGACGCCGCGTACGACCACCTCGTCGGGCGCGTCGACGGGCAGCCCGTCGCGTGCGCCCGGATCCGCCGCGCGGCCGGCACCGCGTACGTCTCCGCGATCACCGTCCTCCCGGCGTACCGTGGCCAGGGCTTCGGCCTCGCGATCTCCGCGGCCGCCACCCACGCGGCCCTCGCCACCCAGCCCCGCCTGGTCTGGCTCGCGGCAGCGTCCGAGCTGCACCCGATGTACGCGCGCCTCGGCTTCCGGCCCGTCGACACCCACGTCCTGCTCACGTCGGCCGCCGCTCCAGCCGGAACGTGA
- a CDS encoding helix-turn-helix domain-containing protein: protein MTTGLRIGEVARIAGTTTRAIRHYHQVGLLPEPERKDNGYRTYSVRELVQLLRVRRFVELGLALDEIRDVLASPETELPDVLEELDAELARQETAIRDRRALLAAMRTTHADEPTLTADLAGVLRELAAVAPGHPGLARERDALQLLTSLAPDRAGEVAEFYRTLLSDSSSASRMVELGDRIERLPNDASDAELKPLAQALVDVFRLPSNESSSTASDSLVLGLVMAELRPVQRRLYELVAGKVGGS from the coding sequence ATGACCACAGGGCTGCGGATCGGTGAGGTGGCCCGGATCGCCGGCACGACGACGCGGGCGATCCGGCACTACCACCAGGTGGGCCTGCTGCCGGAGCCGGAGCGGAAGGACAACGGGTACCGCACGTACTCGGTGCGCGAGCTCGTCCAACTGCTCCGGGTCCGGCGCTTCGTCGAGCTCGGCCTCGCTCTGGACGAGATCCGCGACGTGCTCGCCTCGCCGGAGACCGAGTTGCCCGACGTGCTGGAAGAGCTGGACGCCGAGCTGGCTCGGCAGGAGACCGCCATCCGGGACCGGCGGGCGCTGCTCGCGGCGATGCGCACCACGCACGCGGACGAGCCGACGCTGACCGCCGACCTCGCGGGCGTTCTGCGCGAGCTCGCGGCGGTCGCTCCCGGGCACCCGGGGCTGGCGCGGGAACGGGACGCGCTGCAGCTGCTCACCTCGTTGGCGCCCGACCGGGCCGGCGAGGTGGCGGAGTTCTACCGGACGCTGCTCTCCGACTCCTCTTCCGCTTCCCGGATGGTCGAGCTCGGCGACCGGATCGAGCGTTTGCCCAACGACGCAAGCGATGCCGAGCTCAAGCCGCTCGCGCAAGCGCTGGTTGACGTCTTCCGGCTCCCGTCGAACGAGTCGAGCTCGACGGCGTCGGACAGCCTGGTGCTCGGCCTCGTGATGGCCGAGCTGCGACCGGTGCAGCGGCGGTTGTACGAGCTGGTGGCAGGAAAGGTGGGCGGGTCATGA
- a CDS encoding Na+/H+ antiporter, whose amino-acid sequence MAETLLRVVLLLAVVGVVSGFARRFGLIRPVVLVIVGIGLSFLPFFPEYALDPDLILQVVLPLLVYIAAVGLSVPGLRSNIRPVMLLAVGHVLFIAALVGFALHAVVPDIPLAAAFALGAIVAPPDAVAASSIAKRIGLPRRTVTILEGEALINDATALVTLRVVAAAATGAAVTWQAVGREAAIAAIGGVAIGAVVALIGAFLHKKTDDKLLDNTISLLLPFAAFVPAEYVHASGVAAVVTCGLYIGHRKPLLMSAGSRLQMDSVFRVVNFLLEGAVFLLVGLQIRSAATNIGLDLGTVVAATVVVVLAVIIGRFVWVYPAAYLPRLSRKLREREGPRPPGQVAVVAWAGPRGVVSLGAVLSLSIDFPYRGLLVWITFVVIIVTLVGQGLTLPIVARWLNVHRDDPQADILSEANVRQQAYRAAVRRLDELIEDSEVAGYVVDRLRTLAENRANQAWERLGDPNRETPSEALRRLRLEMLRAERQVLIEARDEGRLEDELLRRIQGELDLEEILLVKTARDEATL is encoded by the coding sequence GTGGCTGAGACCCTGCTCCGCGTCGTTCTCCTGCTGGCGGTCGTCGGCGTCGTCTCCGGCTTCGCGCGTAGGTTCGGGCTGATCCGGCCGGTCGTGCTCGTGATCGTCGGCATCGGGCTGTCGTTCCTGCCGTTCTTCCCGGAGTACGCGCTCGATCCGGATCTGATCCTCCAGGTCGTCCTGCCACTGCTCGTCTACATCGCGGCGGTCGGTCTGTCGGTGCCGGGACTGCGCAGCAACATCCGGCCGGTCATGCTGCTCGCGGTCGGGCACGTGCTGTTCATCGCGGCGCTGGTGGGCTTCGCGCTGCACGCCGTCGTGCCGGACATCCCGCTCGCGGCGGCGTTCGCGCTCGGGGCGATCGTCGCGCCGCCGGACGCCGTCGCGGCGAGCTCGATCGCCAAGCGGATCGGGCTGCCGCGCCGTACGGTGACGATCCTCGAGGGAGAGGCGCTGATCAACGACGCGACCGCGCTCGTCACGCTGCGGGTCGTCGCGGCCGCCGCGACCGGCGCGGCGGTCACCTGGCAGGCGGTGGGCCGCGAGGCCGCGATCGCCGCGATCGGCGGCGTCGCGATCGGCGCCGTGGTCGCGCTGATCGGCGCGTTCCTGCACAAGAAGACCGACGACAAGCTGCTGGACAACACGATCTCGCTGCTGCTGCCGTTCGCCGCGTTCGTTCCGGCGGAGTACGTGCACGCCTCGGGCGTCGCGGCCGTCGTCACCTGCGGGCTCTACATCGGCCATCGTAAGCCGCTGCTGATGTCGGCTGGCTCGCGGCTGCAGATGGACTCGGTCTTCCGGGTCGTGAACTTCCTCCTCGAGGGAGCGGTGTTCCTCCTTGTGGGGCTGCAGATCCGGTCGGCCGCGACGAACATCGGGCTCGACCTCGGCACGGTCGTGGCCGCGACCGTCGTGGTCGTGCTGGCGGTGATCATCGGCCGGTTCGTCTGGGTCTACCCGGCGGCGTACCTCCCGCGGCTGAGTCGCAAGCTCCGCGAACGCGAGGGGCCGCGACCGCCGGGCCAGGTCGCTGTCGTCGCCTGGGCCGGGCCGCGCGGCGTCGTGTCGCTCGGCGCGGTGCTGAGTCTGTCGATCGACTTCCCGTACCGGGGGCTGCTCGTCTGGATCACGTTCGTGGTGATCATCGTGACGCTCGTCGGGCAGGGATTGACGCTGCCGATCGTGGCGCGCTGGCTGAACGTGCATCGCGACGACCCGCAGGCTGACATCCTGTCCGAGGCGAACGTCCGGCAGCAGGCGTACCGCGCGGCCGTACGCAGGCTCGACGAGCTGATCGAGGACAGCGAGGTGGCTGGGTACGTGGTCGACCGGCTCCGGACGCTGGCGGAGAACAGGGCGAACCAGGCGTGGGAACGGCTCGGCGACCCCAACCGGGAGACGCCCTCGGAGGCGCTCCGGCGGCTGCGGCTGGAGATGCTTCGGGCCGAACGCCAGGTGCTGATCGAAGCCCGCGACGAAGGCAGGCTGGAGGACGAGCTGCTCCGCCGGATCCAAGGCGAGCTCGACCTGGAGGAGATTCTGTTGGTGAAGACCGCACGGGATGAGGCGACATTGTGA
- a CDS encoding ABC transporter ATP-binding protein, with translation MEPVIEVRGLRKAYQDVKAVDGVDLTVQRGEIFALLGPNGAGKTTTVEILEGYRRRDEGEVRVLGEDPSTAGASWRAKTGVVLQEATDAGELSVKEMVEHFACYYPSPRNPQAVCELVGLTEKWGTRISKLSGGQRRRLDVALGILGHPELVFLDEPTTGFDPKARRQFWDLVRMLAKEGTTVLLTTHYLDEAEALADRAAVIVRGKVVAEGPPSELGGRQTGRAHVHWLEDGADHVVETDEPTRIVLELAHRLGGEVPELSIKRPTLEDIYLELVGTDAETKDQKTKEEVAA, from the coding sequence ATGGAACCAGTCATCGAAGTCCGCGGGCTTCGCAAGGCGTACCAGGATGTCAAAGCCGTCGACGGCGTCGACCTCACCGTTCAGCGCGGGGAGATCTTCGCGCTGCTCGGGCCAAACGGTGCTGGTAAGACGACCACGGTCGAGATCCTCGAGGGCTACCGCCGGCGTGACGAGGGTGAGGTCAGGGTGCTCGGGGAGGATCCCAGCACCGCCGGGGCGAGCTGGCGGGCAAAGACCGGGGTCGTCCTCCAGGAGGCCACCGACGCCGGGGAGCTGAGCGTCAAGGAGATGGTCGAGCACTTCGCCTGCTACTACCCCAGTCCCCGCAACCCCCAGGCGGTCTGCGAGCTGGTCGGCCTCACCGAGAAGTGGGGTACGCGGATCAGCAAGCTCTCCGGCGGCCAGCGCCGCAGGCTCGACGTCGCGCTCGGCATCCTCGGGCACCCCGAGCTCGTCTTCCTCGACGAGCCCACCACCGGCTTCGACCCCAAGGCGCGCAGGCAGTTCTGGGACCTCGTACGCATGTTGGCCAAAGAGGGCACCACAGTCCTGCTCACCACCCACTACCTCGACGAGGCCGAAGCCCTCGCCGACCGGGCCGCGGTGATCGTACGCGGCAAGGTCGTCGCCGAAGGACCGCCCAGCGAGCTCGGCGGAAGGCAGACCGGCCGGGCGCACGTGCACTGGCTGGAGGACGGCGCCGACCACGTCGTCGAAACCGACGAGCCGACCCGCATCGTGCTCGAGCTCGCGCACCGGCTCGGCGGCGAGGTCCCCGAGCTGTCGATCAAGCGCCCGACGCTGGAGGACATCTACCTCGAGCTCGTCGGCACCGACGCCGAGACCAAAGACCAGAAGACCAAGGAAGAGGTCGCCGCATGA
- a CDS encoding 3-hydroxyacyl-CoA dehydrogenase family protein has product MAQQGAGKVAVVGAGLMGSGIAQVAATGGWNVVVRDVTQEALDRGLGGIKASLDKFVSKDKLTAEEADAALGRITTTTDLDAVADADLVVEAVFERIELKHEVFKELDRLAKDDAVLATNTSALPITKIAAVTQRPESVVGTHFFSPVPMMALCELVRGHRTSDETLARAKSFAEDAGKTCIVVTRDVAGFVTTRLISALVVEAVKLYESGVASAEDIDIACKLGFGHAMGPLATTDLTGVDVLKHATENIWNETADPKFFPPELLARMVDAGALGRKSGHGFYDYGK; this is encoded by the coding sequence ATGGCTCAGCAGGGTGCAGGAAAGGTCGCCGTCGTCGGCGCGGGACTGATGGGTTCCGGAATCGCCCAGGTCGCCGCGACTGGTGGCTGGAACGTCGTCGTACGCGACGTCACACAAGAGGCTCTCGACCGCGGACTCGGCGGCATCAAGGCCTCGCTCGACAAGTTCGTGTCGAAGGACAAGCTCACGGCCGAGGAAGCCGACGCGGCGCTCGGCCGGATCACGACCACGACCGACCTCGACGCGGTCGCGGACGCCGACCTGGTGGTCGAGGCGGTGTTCGAACGGATCGAGCTCAAGCACGAGGTCTTCAAGGAGCTCGACCGCCTCGCCAAGGACGACGCGGTCCTCGCCACGAACACCTCCGCGCTCCCGATCACCAAGATCGCCGCGGTCACCCAGCGGCCCGAGTCGGTCGTCGGTACGCATTTCTTCTCTCCGGTGCCGATGATGGCGCTGTGCGAGCTGGTGCGCGGCCACCGTACGTCCGACGAGACCCTCGCCCGCGCCAAGTCGTTCGCCGAGGACGCCGGCAAGACCTGCATCGTCGTCACCAGGGACGTCGCTGGCTTCGTCACCACGAGACTGATCTCCGCGCTGGTCGTCGAGGCGGTCAAGCTGTACGAGTCGGGCGTCGCGTCCGCGGAGGACATCGACATCGCCTGCAAGCTCGGCTTCGGCCACGCGATGGGTCCGCTCGCCACGACCGACCTCACCGGTGTCGACGTGCTCAAGCACGCGACCGAGAACATCTGGAACGAGACCGCCGACCCGAAGTTCTTCCCGCCCGAGCTGCTGGCGCGGATGGTCGACGCGGGTGCGCTCGGCCGCAAGTCCGGCCATGGGTTCTACGACTATGGCAAGTAG
- a CDS encoding sensor histidine kinase, with translation MTTAREERSFIERSVPWWYVAFALTMAATAFALVASTDLPARTRLLGGGLIVLVVAAFLLVGRRVYVTYNLRTAFLYIGFFCLATLTMIGLAPAGYLMLFALFPQIWSMLPLRWAIGTSSALVLCMSGITIVKAGWTTDVILSAALTGVLVLGMGMLMGLWIHGIVVESERRKALIAELQETRTELADAHHREGVLAERERLAAEIHDTLTQGFLSILVHAQATDAVTKDEAVRERLSLIEQTARENLNEARSLVAALAPEDLRGRTLADALQRVADRSNAQVKIDGEPRTLPANAEVVLLRAAQEALTNVRKHADATNVEVTLGYDDDQTTLEIRDDGVGFDADSADGFGLRGMRSRVEQVSGTMTIETAPGNGTTIRLVVT, from the coding sequence ATGACGACGGCAAGGGAGGAGCGCTCGTTCATCGAGCGCTCCGTCCCGTGGTGGTACGTGGCGTTCGCCCTCACGATGGCGGCGACCGCCTTCGCGCTGGTCGCGTCCACGGACCTCCCGGCGAGGACGCGACTGCTCGGCGGCGGCCTGATCGTGCTCGTCGTCGCGGCGTTCCTGCTGGTCGGCCGCCGGGTGTACGTCACGTACAACCTCCGCACCGCGTTCCTCTACATCGGCTTCTTCTGCCTCGCGACGCTCACGATGATCGGCCTCGCCCCGGCCGGCTACCTCATGCTGTTCGCCCTGTTCCCGCAGATCTGGTCGATGTTGCCGCTCCGCTGGGCGATCGGCACCTCGAGCGCACTCGTCCTCTGCATGTCCGGGATCACCATCGTCAAGGCGGGCTGGACGACCGACGTGATCCTCAGCGCCGCGCTCACGGGCGTCCTGGTCCTCGGCATGGGCATGCTGATGGGACTGTGGATCCACGGCATCGTCGTCGAGAGCGAACGCCGCAAGGCGCTGATCGCCGAGCTCCAGGAGACCCGTACCGAGCTGGCCGACGCGCACCACCGCGAGGGCGTTCTCGCCGAACGGGAACGTCTCGCCGCCGAGATCCACGACACACTGACCCAGGGCTTCCTCTCGATCCTCGTACACGCCCAGGCGACCGACGCCGTCACCAAGGACGAAGCTGTACGCGAGCGGCTCAGCCTGATCGAGCAAACAGCGCGGGAGAATCTCAACGAAGCACGCTCCCTCGTCGCCGCGCTCGCGCCGGAGGACCTCCGCGGACGGACCCTGGCCGATGCGTTGCAACGGGTCGCCGACCGGTCGAACGCGCAAGTAAAGATCGACGGCGAGCCGCGCACGCTGCCGGCCAACGCCGAGGTGGTGCTGTTGCGTGCGGCGCAGGAGGCGTTGACCAACGTCCGCAAGCACGCGGACGCCACCAACGTCGAAGTGACCCTCGGCTACGACGATGACCAGACCACGTTGGAGATTCGCGACGACGGCGTCGGGTTCGACGCCGACAGCGCCGACGGGTTCGGGCTGCGCGGCATGCGCAGCCGCGTGGAGCAGGTGTCCGGCACGATGACGATCGAGACCGCGCCGGGCAACGGAACGACGATTCGACTGGTGGTCACGTGA
- a CDS encoding DUF1707 SHOCT-like domain-containing protein, whose protein sequence is MTDADESQIRASDAERDRVVDLLSEHAATGRLTLAELEERAEQAYTAKTHAELEVLTRDLPREVVQPKTRRTIRRWFVAIMGGSDHKGRYRLSGSVHSLSIMGGDNIDLRDAEIDGDEVTINAIAIMGGSEIFVPDSVEVEVNGFSLMGGDEQRGSRRKPRPGAPVIRIRTFNLMGGAEIWRLPAETRDMSLKEAKKFAKAIEKGQTPPQLSR, encoded by the coding sequence GTGACGGATGCGGACGAATCGCAGATCCGGGCGTCGGACGCCGAACGGGATCGCGTCGTCGACCTACTGAGCGAGCACGCGGCGACCGGTCGGCTCACGCTCGCCGAGCTGGAGGAACGCGCCGAGCAGGCGTACACCGCGAAGACGCACGCCGAGCTCGAGGTGCTGACTCGCGACCTGCCGCGCGAGGTCGTCCAGCCGAAGACGCGCCGGACGATCCGGCGCTGGTTCGTGGCGATCATGGGCGGCTCGGACCACAAGGGCCGGTACCGGCTGTCCGGCAGCGTGCACTCGCTCTCGATCATGGGCGGCGACAACATCGACCTGCGCGACGCCGAGATCGACGGCGACGAGGTGACGATCAACGCGATCGCGATCATGGGCGGCTCGGAGATCTTCGTGCCGGACTCGGTCGAGGTCGAGGTGAACGGCTTCTCCCTGATGGGCGGCGACGAACAACGCGGCAGCCGCCGCAAGCCCCGCCCGGGCGCTCCCGTGATCCGCATCCGCACCTTCAACCTCATGGGCGGCGCCGAGATCTGGCGCCTCCCGGCGGAGACGCGGGACATGTCGCTGAAGGAGGCGAAGAAGTTCGCCAAGGCGATCGAGAAGGGCCAGACCCCGCCGCAACTGTCTCGCTGA